One Aliidiomarina minuta genomic region harbors:
- the rpsB gene encoding 30S ribosomal protein S2 — translation MATVSMRDMLKAGVHFGHQTRYWNPKMKPFIFGARNKIHIINLEQTVPMFNDALSFLQHTASNNGKILFVGTKRAAAEAVKETALSCNQYFVNHRWLGGMLTNWKTVRQSIKRLKDLEGQSQDGTFEKLTKKEALMSSREMDKLEKSLGGIKNMGGLPDVLFVIDADHEHIAIKEANNLGIPVVAVVDTNSNPDGVDYVIPGNDDAIRAIQLYLSAAAQASTEGRQQGGAEASASDEFVEAEAEVEAESKAE, via the coding sequence ATGGCTACAGTGTCAATGCGTGACATGTTAAAAGCAGGTGTCCACTTCGGTCACCAGACTCGTTACTGGAACCCTAAGATGAAGCCTTTCATCTTCGGTGCACGTAACAAGATTCATATCATTAACCTGGAACAGACTGTTCCTATGTTTAATGATGCTCTGAGCTTTTTACAGCACACTGCGAGCAACAACGGTAAGATTTTGTTTGTGGGCACGAAGCGTGCCGCAGCAGAAGCCGTGAAAGAAACTGCTTTGTCTTGCAACCAGTACTTCGTTAACCATCGCTGGTTAGGTGGTATGTTGACGAACTGGAAAACAGTACGCCAGTCAATCAAGCGTCTGAAAGACTTAGAAGGACAAAGCCAGGACGGTACCTTTGAAAAGCTAACCAAGAAAGAAGCTCTAATGAGCTCTCGTGAAATGGACAAGCTTGAGAAGAGCCTGGGTGGTATCAAAAACATGGGCGGTCTGCCTGACGTTCTGTTCGTTATCGATGCTGATCACGAGCACATCGCTATTAAAGAAGCTAATAACCTGGGTATTCCGGTTGTAGCTGTTGTTGATACTAACTCGAACCCTGATGGCGTAGATTACGTTATCCCTGGTAACGACGATGCAATTCGTGCTATCCAGCTGTATTTAAGCGCTGCTGCCCAAGCCTCTACTGAAGGCCGTCAACAAGGTGGTGCTGAAGCATCAGCTTCTGACGAATTCGTAGAAGCAGAAGCGGAAGTTGAAGCTGAATCAAAAGCTGAGTAA
- the frr gene encoding ribosome recycling factor: MIKEIIADAKDRMTKSVESLKNQMGKVRTGRAHPSILDTVKVPYYGSDVPLNQVANVTVQDSRTLAITVFDKSASGAVEKAIMTADLGLNPAAAGAVIRVPLPPLTEERRKELVKVVRAEAEQGRVAVRNIRRDANADVKDLLKEKEISEDDEHKAQDDIQKITDEAIKEVDRLLSAKEAELMEV; the protein is encoded by the coding sequence GTGATTAAAGAAATTATTGCAGACGCAAAAGACCGCATGACAAAAAGTGTCGAGTCATTAAAAAACCAGATGGGTAAAGTTCGTACCGGACGTGCTCACCCCAGTATTTTAGACACGGTAAAGGTTCCTTATTATGGTTCCGATGTGCCTCTGAATCAGGTGGCTAATGTCACGGTTCAGGATTCACGTACGCTGGCTATCACGGTATTTGATAAATCAGCATCAGGTGCTGTAGAAAAGGCGATTATGACTGCTGATTTAGGTCTTAACCCTGCTGCGGCGGGTGCTGTAATCAGAGTTCCTTTGCCACCTCTTACTGAAGAACGTCGTAAAGAGCTGGTGAAGGTCGTTCGCGCCGAGGCTGAGCAAGGACGGGTTGCGGTGCGTAATATCCGCCGTGATGCTAATGCGGATGTAAAAGATTTATTAAAAGAAAAAGAAATCAGTGAAGACGATGAACACAAAGCGCAGGATGACATCCAAAAGATTACGGATGAAGCGATTAAAGAAGTGGATCGTTTATTAAGTGCTAAAGAAGCCGAGCTGATGGAAGTTTAA
- the pyrH gene encoding UMP kinase, whose protein sequence is MSTKPKASYHRVLLKLSGEALMGDEPFGIDAKMLDRMAQEIREIVELGVQVGLVIGGGNLFRGEGLAKAGMHRVVGDHMGMLATVMNGLAMRDALHRAYVNARLMSAIELTGVCDSYNWAEAISLLKSGRVVIFSAGTGNPFFTTDSAACLRGIEIEADLVLKGTKVDGVYSADPMKDADATLYKHITYNDVLEKELKVMDLAAFTLARDHKLPIQVFNMNKPGALKAVIMGEDEGTRISS, encoded by the coding sequence ATGAGCACAAAACCGAAAGCAAGCTACCACCGCGTTCTATTGAAGTTAAGTGGCGAGGCCCTGATGGGTGACGAGCCTTTTGGTATTGATGCAAAAATGCTGGACCGCATGGCGCAGGAAATTCGCGAAATTGTAGAGTTGGGCGTGCAGGTAGGTTTGGTCATTGGCGGCGGTAACTTATTTCGGGGCGAAGGTCTGGCAAAGGCGGGAATGCACCGGGTGGTTGGCGACCACATGGGTATGTTAGCGACCGTTATGAATGGTCTTGCAATGCGTGACGCATTGCACCGGGCCTACGTTAATGCACGCTTAATGTCAGCTATAGAACTAACCGGCGTCTGTGACAGTTACAATTGGGCTGAGGCTATCAGCCTTCTTAAGTCCGGTAGAGTGGTTATTTTCTCCGCTGGTACCGGTAACCCGTTCTTTACTACCGACTCTGCTGCCTGTTTACGTGGTATTGAAATAGAAGCCGATCTGGTATTGAAGGGGACTAAGGTAGACGGCGTGTATTCCGCGGACCCGATGAAAGATGCCGATGCGACTTTATATAAACATATTACATATAACGATGTGCTGGAAAAAGAACTTAAGGTGATGGACCTGGCAGCCTTTACTCTGGCCCGTGATCATAAATTGCCTATTCAGGTATTCAATATGAATAAACCAGGAGCATTAAAGGCAGTTATCATGGGTGAAGACGAAGGTACTCGGATTAGCAGTTAA
- the map gene encoding type I methionyl aminopeptidase, translating to MAIKIKTADEIEKMRIAGRLAASVLEMITPHVKAGITTDELNTICHDYIVEHDAYPAPLNYHGFPKSICTSVNHCVCHGIPNDKALKNGDIINIDVTVRKDGYHGDTSKMFIVGEGSILAKRLVQATQDSLYKAIKMVKPGVQLGDLGSVIQKHVEPLGYSIVREFCGHGIGDEFHEDPQVLHYGKPGTGETLEAGMCLTIEPMVNAGKRHTKILGDKWTVLTKDRSLSAQWEHTLLVTETGVEIMTLREDETIDRIINHS from the coding sequence ATGGCAATTAAGATTAAAACTGCAGACGAAATTGAGAAAATGCGCATTGCTGGTCGTCTGGCAGCCAGTGTGCTGGAGATGATCACTCCCCATGTGAAAGCGGGCATTACCACGGATGAACTCAACACCATATGCCACGACTATATAGTGGAGCATGACGCTTACCCGGCACCACTGAATTACCATGGCTTCCCAAAGTCTATTTGCACCTCAGTGAACCACTGCGTCTGCCACGGTATTCCAAATGACAAAGCATTAAAAAACGGCGATATCATCAACATCGACGTGACGGTACGTAAAGATGGCTACCATGGCGACACCAGCAAAATGTTTATTGTCGGTGAAGGCTCTATCCTGGCCAAGCGCCTGGTACAGGCCACTCAGGACTCATTATATAAAGCTATCAAAATGGTCAAGCCAGGTGTTCAGCTAGGCGACTTAGGATCTGTTATTCAAAAACATGTTGAGCCGCTGGGTTATTCGATAGTCCGCGAATTTTGTGGCCATGGTATTGGCGATGAATTTCATGAAGATCCGCAGGTCTTGCACTACGGCAAACCAGGCACTGGCGAAACGCTTGAAGCTGGCATGTGCCTGACTATCGAACCTATGGTCAACGCCGGTAAACGACATACCAAAATACTCGGTGACAAATGGACTGTCCTCACCAAAGACCGCAGTTTAAGTGCTCAATGGGAGCACACCTTACTGGTCACTGAAACGGGCGTCGAAATTATGACCCTGCGGGAAGATGAAACCATCGACCGTATTATCAACCACAGTTGA
- the tsf gene encoding translation elongation factor Ts, with amino-acid sequence MAVTAAMVKELRERTGAGMMDCKKALEETQGDIETAIDNMRKSGQAKAAKKAGRVAAEGIILTKAEGNTGTLVELNCETDFVSRDKSFLAFGEEVINAAFANQENDVEKLKSTPLSENTVEETRANLVAKIGENMNVRRVTTVSGGDRVMTYVHGGRIGVAVVMTGGSDELAKDIAMHVAASNPQFVKPEDVAADVVAKEREIQIDIAMQSGKPKEIAEKMVEGRMKKFTGEISLTGQPFVKDPAKSVGELLKEAGADVVDFVRYEVGEGIEKKSEDFASEVQAQVAAAKG; translated from the coding sequence ATGGCTGTAACTGCTGCAATGGTTAAAGAGTTACGCGAGCGCACAGGCGCTGGCATGATGGATTGTAAAAAAGCGCTGGAAGAAACCCAGGGTGATATCGAAACCGCGATCGATAACATGCGTAAAAGTGGTCAGGCTAAGGCAGCTAAGAAAGCTGGCCGTGTCGCTGCTGAAGGCATCATTCTGACTAAAGCTGAAGGCAATACGGGTACTTTGGTTGAGCTGAACTGTGAAACTGACTTCGTATCACGTGATAAAAGCTTTCTGGCTTTTGGTGAAGAAGTTATCAATGCAGCCTTCGCTAATCAGGAAAACGACGTTGAGAAGCTGAAAAGTACTCCGTTGAGCGAAAATACGGTTGAAGAAACGCGCGCTAACTTAGTCGCAAAAATTGGCGAAAACATGAATGTTCGACGCGTGACTACCGTATCTGGTGGTGATCGCGTGATGACTTATGTACATGGTGGCCGTATTGGTGTTGCTGTGGTTATGACTGGCGGTAGCGATGAGCTGGCGAAAGATATCGCTATGCATGTAGCAGCTAGCAACCCTCAGTTTGTGAAGCCAGAAGATGTGGCTGCAGACGTTGTTGCTAAAGAGCGTGAAATCCAGATCGATATCGCTATGCAGTCTGGTAAACCAAAAGAAATCGCTGAAAAAATGGTTGAAGGCCGAATGAAGAAATTCACTGGTGAAATCAGCCTGACAGGTCAGCCTTTTGTGAAAGACCCAGCTAAGTCTGTGGGCGAGTTATTGAAAGAAGCGGGTGCTGATGTAGTTGACTTCGTGCGTTACGAAGTGGGCGAAGGTATCGAGAAAAAGTCTGAAGACTTTGCTTCTGAAGTTCAGGCTCAGGTCGCTGCTGCTAAAGGTTAA